Proteins encoded by one window of Chondromyces crocatus:
- a CDS encoding LolA family protein, which translates to MKRSFLYRLGVACVLGLAVPAVVLSLPTEVEAAGPTAEEIAQRVQQFYDSSKTFQATFKQNYTIKVQNVQKVSTGKVVFEKPGKMSWTYDAPNGNRVVSDGTTIKVYEKENEQMFETSVKGSQYPAALAFLMGTGKLQKDFTLKLLNAAQMKFEGGYVLEGTPKEATPAYQKVLLYVDSATNQVRRVLILDAQGNRNRFDFSAPTVNQPVPKGEFDFKPPPGTRIVKP; encoded by the coding sequence ATGAAGCGTTCGTTCCTTTACCGTCTCGGCGTCGCCTGCGTTCTCGGGCTCGCCGTCCCCGCCGTGGTGCTCTCGCTCCCGACCGAGGTCGAGGCTGCCGGGCCCACGGCAGAGGAGATCGCGCAGCGCGTCCAGCAGTTCTACGACTCGTCGAAGACGTTCCAGGCCACCTTCAAGCAGAACTACACCATCAAGGTGCAGAACGTGCAGAAGGTCTCGACCGGCAAGGTGGTCTTCGAGAAGCCGGGAAAGATGAGCTGGACCTACGACGCGCCGAACGGGAACCGCGTCGTCTCCGATGGCACCACCATCAAGGTGTACGAGAAAGAGAACGAGCAGATGTTCGAGACCTCCGTGAAGGGGTCTCAGTATCCGGCGGCACTGGCCTTCCTGATGGGCACCGGCAAGCTCCAGAAGGACTTCACCCTCAAGCTCCTGAACGCCGCGCAGATGAAGTTCGAAGGGGGCTACGTGCTGGAAGGGACGCCCAAGGAAGCGACCCCGGCTTACCAGAAGGTCCTGCTCTACGTCGACAGCGCGACCAACCAGGTGCGGCGCGTGCTGATTCTCGACGCCCAAGGAAACCGCAACCGCTTCGACTTCTCGGCGCCCACCGTGAACCAGCCCGTCCCGAAGGGCGAGTTCGACTTCAAGCCCCCTCCCGGGACGCGGATCGTGAAGCCGTAG
- a CDS encoding protein-disulfide reductase DsbD family protein — protein MAALFISGLASAQEVAGSDTSAFQRALAQGPLVAIAACFGIGLLASFTPCVYPMIIITVSIFGAKEAKSRLQAAALSGTFVLGIVALFAPLGVVSAMSGKMLGSAMSNLWVVGFIAIIFLALAASMFGAFEMTLPDSVQNRLSTVGGVGFKGAFGLGMVCALIAAPCTGPGLTGVAMWIATTGDLLLGVAAMTSFALGLGVLFFVVGTFAVSLPKGGAWMLGIKWLCGVALAYMALAYVRDVVPALQALISPQTMYGIVAGSILAIGVGLASVHIAAERRKSPIAHLSKPMKLASILPAVVGAFMFVSWVQLPPASAGHEGDVPAITWETDEKAAREKATAAATPVMVDFGASWCGACKELEHKTFPEAIVRKEAVRYTSIKVDATDDDDPEVKALQEKYGVKGLPTVILFDSTGKEAARFNEFVPADRFAKALASVK, from the coding sequence ATGGCTGCGCTCTTCATCTCCGGGCTGGCATCCGCCCAGGAGGTCGCTGGTTCGGACACGTCGGCGTTCCAGCGGGCCCTGGCTCAGGGGCCGCTCGTTGCGATCGCTGCCTGCTTCGGCATTGGCCTCCTGGCGAGCTTCACCCCCTGCGTCTACCCGATGATCATCATCACGGTGTCGATCTTCGGGGCGAAGGAAGCCAAGAGCCGGCTGCAAGCCGCGGCCCTGTCGGGGACCTTCGTGCTGGGCATCGTGGCGCTGTTCGCGCCGCTCGGGGTCGTCTCGGCCATGTCGGGCAAGATGCTCGGCAGCGCGATGTCGAACCTCTGGGTGGTCGGCTTCATCGCCATCATCTTCCTGGCGCTCGCCGCCTCCATGTTCGGCGCCTTCGAGATGACGCTCCCCGACAGCGTGCAGAACCGCCTGTCGACCGTCGGTGGTGTCGGTTTCAAGGGCGCTTTCGGCCTCGGCATGGTCTGCGCCCTCATCGCTGCCCCCTGCACCGGCCCCGGGCTGACCGGCGTGGCGATGTGGATCGCGACCACCGGTGACCTGTTGCTCGGCGTCGCCGCCATGACCTCCTTCGCCCTGGGCCTCGGCGTCCTCTTCTTCGTGGTCGGCACCTTCGCGGTCAGCCTGCCGAAGGGCGGCGCCTGGATGCTCGGGATCAAGTGGCTCTGCGGCGTGGCCCTGGCGTACATGGCGCTCGCCTACGTGCGCGACGTGGTGCCCGCCCTCCAGGCGCTCATCTCGCCGCAGACCATGTACGGCATCGTCGCCGGATCCATCCTCGCCATCGGCGTGGGGCTCGCCTCCGTGCACATCGCGGCCGAGCGCCGCAAGTCCCCCATCGCGCACCTCTCCAAGCCGATGAAGCTGGCCTCCATCCTGCCGGCCGTCGTTGGCGCCTTCATGTTCGTGTCCTGGGTCCAGCTCCCCCCCGCCTCGGCGGGCCACGAGGGCGACGTCCCCGCCATCACCTGGGAGACCGACGAGAAGGCGGCTCGTGAGAAGGCGACGGCGGCGGCGACCCCCGTGATGGTCGACTTCGGCGCCTCCTGGTGCGGTGCCTGCAAAGAGCTGGAGCACAAGACCTTCCCCGAGGCGATCGTGCGCAAGGAAGCCGTCCGGTACACCTCGATCAAGGTGGACGCCACGGACGACGACGATCCGGAAGTGAAGGCGCTCCAGGAGAAGTACGGCGTGAAGGGCCTGCCGACGGTGATCCTGTTCGACAGCACCGGCAAGGAAGCCGCGCGCTTCAACGAGTTCGTCCCCGCGGACCGCTTCGCCAAGGCGCTCGCCTCGGTCAAGTAG
- the ruvC gene encoding crossover junction endodeoxyribonuclease RuvC, giving the protein MRVIGIDPGTRHLGWGVVERHGSRVIHVAHGVVDVDTDGAFAARLVEIDDALCEVVAKHAPVAGAVETLFFAKDAQSAAKLGHARGVVLLRLSRAGVAVHEYAPALVKRTVVGRGAADKKQVAMVMTAVLGLKEPPRSDAADALAIAMTHLHVANFQAALAASGLPPPPPRRRARHPAGPETPGKGVGGLAAALRRAKG; this is encoded by the coding sequence ATGCGGGTCATCGGCATCGATCCGGGGACGAGGCACCTGGGGTGGGGGGTGGTCGAGCGGCATGGGTCGCGGGTCATCCACGTGGCGCACGGGGTGGTGGACGTGGACACCGACGGGGCGTTCGCGGCGAGGCTCGTGGAGATCGACGACGCCCTCTGCGAGGTGGTGGCGAAGCATGCGCCGGTCGCCGGGGCGGTCGAGACCCTGTTCTTCGCGAAGGACGCGCAGAGCGCCGCGAAGCTCGGGCACGCGCGCGGGGTGGTGCTCCTGCGGCTCTCGCGGGCGGGGGTGGCGGTGCACGAGTACGCGCCGGCCCTGGTGAAGCGGACGGTGGTCGGCCGGGGCGCGGCCGACAAGAAGCAGGTGGCGATGGTGATGACGGCGGTGCTGGGGTTGAAGGAGCCGCCACGGTCGGACGCGGCCGACGCGCTGGCGATCGCCATGACCCACCTGCACGTGGCGAACTTCCAGGCAGCGCTGGCGGCCTCCGGGCTGCCCCCGCCACCCCCGCGCCGCCGAGCGAGGCACCCGGCGGGACCAGAGACGCCTGGCAAGGGGGTCGGGGGGCTCGCGGCGGCGCTGCGCCGGGCGAAGGGCTGA
- a CDS encoding FAD-binding oxidoreductase — protein MRLHPSFPRPTAATVDKLRSLLDRALGPSKVLTSPDACLAYAGDDSDQEPVAPDAVVLASSADDIAKAVRAASEAEVPIVPRAGGSGKSGGCVPVAGGVVIATLGMNAIQEISREEQVAVVQPGVILGDLHAAVEAEGMFFPPDPNSLRMCALGGNIAENAAGPRAFKYGSTRDYVLGLEVVLVDGTQLRTGKRTVKGVTGYDVTSLLVGSEGTLAITTAATLRLIPKPHAVTTLLALFPDVQASGRAVSAMIAAGVRPRCIELLDEGTLDAVRVRGVAVDERARAMLIIEVDGEPSDCDAQAERIGEVCAAEAIDILVAQDAAQRDRLWEARRQLSPATRAMARFKISEDVVVPRDRIPALLEETRAIERETGVRMITYGHAGDGNLHVNLLWNDEELLPRVEEALNRLFLSVVGMRGTLTGEHGVGTSKADFLAMEQQPELIALQKRIKGVFDPKGLLNPHKIFPRRQLEAASVTVAGRAVSLHGAC, from the coding sequence ATGCGTCTCCATCCGAGTTTTCCTCGCCCGACGGCGGCCACGGTGGACAAGCTGCGCTCCCTGCTCGATCGCGCGCTCGGTCCGTCGAAGGTGCTGACCTCGCCGGACGCTTGCCTGGCGTACGCAGGCGACGACTCGGATCAGGAGCCCGTCGCACCGGACGCGGTGGTGCTGGCATCGAGCGCGGACGACATCGCGAAGGCGGTGCGCGCGGCGAGCGAGGCCGAGGTGCCCATCGTGCCTCGCGCTGGCGGGAGCGGGAAGTCCGGCGGTTGCGTGCCCGTGGCGGGCGGGGTGGTGATCGCCACGCTGGGGATGAACGCCATCCAGGAGATCAGCCGGGAAGAGCAGGTCGCCGTGGTGCAGCCCGGGGTGATCCTCGGGGACCTGCACGCCGCCGTGGAGGCCGAGGGGATGTTCTTCCCGCCCGATCCGAACTCGCTGCGGATGTGCGCGCTCGGAGGGAACATCGCCGAGAATGCGGCCGGCCCACGCGCCTTCAAGTACGGGAGCACGCGGGATTACGTGCTCGGGCTGGAGGTGGTGCTGGTGGACGGGACGCAGCTCCGGACAGGGAAGCGGACGGTGAAGGGAGTGACGGGGTACGACGTGACCTCGCTGCTGGTGGGAAGCGAAGGAACGCTGGCGATCACGACGGCGGCGACACTGCGGCTGATCCCGAAGCCTCACGCGGTGACGACCCTGCTGGCACTGTTCCCGGATGTGCAGGCGAGCGGGCGCGCGGTGAGCGCGATGATCGCGGCGGGCGTGCGACCGCGCTGCATCGAGCTCCTGGACGAAGGGACGCTCGACGCGGTGCGCGTACGTGGTGTTGCGGTGGACGAGCGCGCGCGGGCGATGCTGATCATCGAGGTGGACGGCGAGCCTTCGGACTGCGACGCGCAGGCGGAGCGGATCGGCGAGGTGTGCGCGGCGGAGGCCATCGACATCCTGGTGGCGCAGGACGCGGCGCAGCGGGATCGGCTGTGGGAGGCCAGACGGCAGCTCTCGCCGGCGACGCGCGCGATGGCACGCTTCAAGATCTCGGAGGACGTGGTGGTCCCGCGCGACAGGATCCCGGCGCTGCTCGAGGAGACGCGGGCCATCGAGCGAGAGACCGGGGTCCGGATGATCACCTACGGCCACGCCGGGGACGGCAACCTGCACGTGAACCTGCTCTGGAACGACGAGGAGCTGCTGCCACGCGTGGAGGAAGCGTTGAACCGGCTGTTCCTCTCGGTGGTGGGGATGCGAGGGACGCTGACCGGAGAGCACGGGGTCGGGACCTCGAAGGCCGACTTCCTGGCGATGGAGCAGCAGCCCGAGCTGATCGCGCTGCAGAAGCGGATCAAGGGCGTGTTCGACCCGAAGGGCTTGCTGAACCCCCACAAGATCTTCCCGAGGCGGCAGCTCGAAGCGGCGTCCGTCACGGTGGCGGGGCGCGCGGTCTCTCTCCACGGAGCTTGCTGA
- a CDS encoding Maf family protein: METHPDGVPRIAPERSAPPRTCEVSYVGPMPPPSAGVGPPPLSSPATRRQDRSVSSPPLLVLASTSPYRKGLLARLGIPFITAAPDCDEDAYKACATSPRGLAESLALAKAESLRATHPGAVILGGDQVATLDGDILGKPGSREAALDQLERLAGRTHLLVTAVALLHDGQLHQHTDLARLTMRPLTRTQLERYVAADDPVDCAGAYKLEQRGITLFSAIHTVDHSAITGLPLLWLTGMLSALGIDVP; encoded by the coding sequence ATGGAGACGCATCCCGATGGTGTACCGCGGATCGCCCCCGAGCGCAGCGCTCCCCCCCGCACCTGCGAGGTGAGTTACGTTGGCCCGATGCCCCCTCCCTCCGCCGGTGTCGGCCCCCCTCCCCTGTCATCCCCCGCCACGCGACGCCAGGACCGCTCTGTCTCCTCGCCTCCCCTGCTCGTGCTCGCCAGCACCTCGCCCTACCGCAAAGGGTTGCTCGCACGCCTCGGGATCCCCTTCATCACAGCTGCTCCCGACTGCGACGAGGACGCCTACAAGGCCTGCGCTACCTCTCCTCGCGGCCTCGCCGAGTCGCTCGCCCTCGCCAAGGCCGAGAGCTTGCGGGCCACTCACCCGGGAGCGGTCATCCTCGGCGGCGACCAGGTCGCGACCCTCGATGGCGACATCCTCGGCAAACCAGGCAGCCGCGAGGCCGCCCTCGACCAGCTCGAGCGCCTTGCAGGCCGCACCCACCTGCTCGTCACCGCGGTCGCCTTACTCCACGATGGCCAGCTCCACCAGCACACCGATCTCGCCCGGCTGACCATGCGCCCCCTCACCCGCACACAGCTCGAGCGCTACGTCGCCGCCGACGACCCCGTGGACTGCGCCGGCGCCTACAAGCTCGAGCAGCGCGGCATCACCCTTTTCTCTGCCATCCACACCGTCGATCACAGCGCCATCACTGGCCTACCGCTCCTGTGGCTGACCGGCATGCTCTCGGCGCTGGGCATCGACGTTCCGTAG
- a CDS encoding MATE family efflux transporter — translation MIPAFSLSTNLRHELLAIARIAAPTAVAQAGLVAMTLVDTAIVGRVSVDELAAASMGRAILFATGGLGIGVGVAIEPLAAQALGAGERERAWSALGATLRASLLVSTVAIALGFLVTLFLVPAGIDAALVPRVQAYMVGHTPATFCFAMFAAGRAFLQVLGHTRPAVMAVALANAVNFLVCSVLVRGDDALADVGLPALGLPRLGALGAGIAASVGGLALIGWILTSARRLRADLAPEKSTTGTERPVEPVTVRSVLRIGVPAGMQILVEGGVFSTVALAAGRMGVHVVSAHQVAIGLASFSFMSMIGVSSATAVRVGYAVGAGRSARGPGLLGIAMGSTLMLVSATLFALFPRQLVGLFSQDARVIEVGVSLMRVAAIFQIFDGAQAVAAGALRGAGDTRVSFLANLAAHWLLGFPLALLFGFALDLGATGLWMGLTAGLVVVSVLLTLRFVRLTRGLIARV, via the coding sequence GTGATCCCGGCCTTCTCCCTTTCCACCAACCTTCGTCACGAGCTCCTCGCCATCGCCCGCATCGCCGCGCCCACTGCCGTGGCGCAGGCTGGCCTGGTGGCGATGACGCTGGTCGACACCGCCATCGTCGGCCGGGTCTCCGTCGACGAGCTCGCGGCGGCGTCGATGGGGCGCGCCATCCTCTTCGCGACGGGAGGGCTCGGCATCGGGGTCGGTGTGGCCATCGAGCCCCTCGCAGCGCAGGCCCTCGGCGCTGGCGAGCGAGAGCGGGCCTGGTCCGCGCTCGGCGCGACCCTGCGCGCGAGCTTGCTCGTCTCGACCGTGGCCATCGCCCTCGGATTCCTGGTCACCTTGTTCCTCGTCCCCGCCGGCATCGACGCCGCCCTCGTGCCCCGCGTGCAGGCCTACATGGTGGGTCACACCCCGGCGACCTTCTGCTTCGCCATGTTCGCTGCAGGGCGCGCCTTCCTGCAGGTGCTCGGACACACCCGCCCCGCCGTGATGGCCGTCGCGCTCGCCAACGCGGTGAACTTCCTCGTGTGCAGCGTGCTCGTGCGAGGAGACGACGCGCTCGCGGACGTGGGCTTGCCAGCGCTCGGGTTGCCGCGCCTGGGGGCCCTGGGCGCAGGCATCGCCGCGAGCGTGGGGGGCCTGGCCCTGATCGGATGGATCCTGACCTCCGCCAGGCGCCTTCGCGCCGACCTCGCCCCGGAGAAGAGCACGACCGGCACGGAGCGCCCCGTGGAGCCCGTCACGGTGCGCTCCGTCTTGCGGATTGGCGTCCCCGCCGGCATGCAGATCCTCGTGGAGGGTGGCGTCTTCTCCACCGTCGCCCTGGCCGCCGGCCGGATGGGCGTCCACGTCGTCTCTGCGCACCAGGTCGCCATCGGCCTCGCCAGCTTCTCGTTCATGAGCATGATCGGCGTGAGCAGCGCGACGGCCGTGCGCGTGGGCTATGCCGTCGGCGCAGGCCGCTCGGCCCGGGGCCCTGGCTTGCTCGGCATTGCCATGGGGTCCACCTTGATGCTGGTGTCTGCCACCCTCTTCGCCCTGTTCCCCCGCCAGCTCGTCGGCCTGTTCTCCCAGGACGCTCGCGTGATCGAGGTGGGCGTATCCCTCATGCGCGTCGCCGCGATCTTCCAGATCTTCGACGGCGCCCAGGCCGTCGCTGCGGGCGCCCTGCGTGGCGCCGGAGATACCCGGGTCTCCTTTCTCGCCAACCTGGCGGCGCACTGGCTGCTCGGCTTCCCGCTGGCCTTGCTCTTCGGTTTCGCCCTGGACCTCGGCGCAACCGGCCTGTGGATGGGGCTGACGGCGGGCCTCGTCGTCGTCTCCGTGCTGCTCACGCTGCGCTTCGTCCGCCTGACACGAGGCCTCATCGCACGCGTCTGA